A window from Primulina huaijiensis isolate GDHJ02 chromosome 13, ASM1229523v2, whole genome shotgun sequence encodes these proteins:
- the LOC140991662 gene encoding inositol oxygenase 1-like isoform X3 — MTITIDQSAFGKFLAGSEVEEKKLNMEGAGFLVPQANSFGHHFRDYEADNERQEGVEAFYKANHINQTCDFVKKMRQEYGKLDKVEMSIWECCELLNNVVDESDPDLDEPQMEHLLQTAEAIRKDYPNEDWLHLTGLIHDLGKVLLHPSFGELPQWAVVGDTFPVGCAFDESIVHRKYFEENPDYKNPAYNTTYGAYEHGCGLENVMMSWGHDDYMYLVAKGNKSTLPSAGFFIIRFHSFYALHRSGAYKHLMNEEDEENLKWLQIFNKYDLYSKSKVRIDVEIVKPYYLSLIQKYFPSKLRW, encoded by the exons ATGACTATCACCATTGATCAGTCTGCTTTTGGTAAATTTCTTG CAGGCAGTGAAGTTGAAGAGAAGAAGTTAAATATGGAGGGAGCTGGGTTTCTGGTACCACAAGCCAATTCATTCGGCCATCACTTTAG gGATTATGAGGCTGATAATGAAAGACAAGAAGGAGTTGAAGCATTCTACAAGGCCAATCACATTAACCAAACTTGTGACTTC GTAAAGAAAATGAGACAAGAGTATGGGAAACTTGACAAGGTTGAAATGAGTATATGGGAATGTTGTGAACTGTTGAACAACGTTGTTGATGAAAGTGATCCTGATCTTGATGAGCCCCAAATGGAGCATTTACTGCAAACAGCTGAAGCCATAAGAAAAGACTATCCTAATGAGGATTGGTTACACTTGACAGGCCTCATTCACG ATCTTGGAAAGGTCCTTCTTCATCCTAGCTTTGGTGAACTCCCTCAATGGGCTGTTGTAG GTGATACATTTCCTGTTGGATGCGCGTTTGACGAATCAATCGTTCACCGCAAG TATTTCGAGGAAAATCCCGACTACAAGAATCCCGCTTACAATACGACATATGGAGCATATGAACACGGATGCGGACTTGAAAATGTTATGATGTCTTGGGGGCATGACGATTACATGTATCTG GTGGCTAAGGGAAACAAATCAACCTTGCCCTCGGCAGGTTTTTTCATCATCAGATTCCACTCATTCTACG CATTGCATAGGTCGGGAGCGTATAAGCACTTGATGAACGAGGAGGACGAGGAGAATTTGAAATGgcttcaaattttcaa CAAGTATGATTTGTACAGCAAGAGCAAGGTTAGGATTGATGTGGAGATAGTGAAACCATATTACCTTTCTCTCATTCAAAAG TATTTTCCATCCAAGCTTAGGTGGTGA
- the LOC140991662 gene encoding inositol oxygenase 1-like isoform X4 — protein sequence MTITIDQSAFGKFLGSEVEEKKLNMEGAGFLVPQANSFGHHFRDYEADNERQEGVEAFYKANHINQTCDFVKKMRQEYGKLDKVEMSIWECCELLNNVVDESDPDLDEPQMEHLLQTAEAIRKDYPNEDWLHLTGLIHDLGKVLLHPSFGELPQWAVVGDTFPVGCAFDESIVHRKYFEENPDYKNPAYNTTYGAYEHGCGLENVMMSWGHDDYMYLVAKGNKSTLPSAGFFIIRFHSFYALHRSGAYKHLMNEEDEENLKWLQIFNKYDLYSKSKVRIDVEIVKPYYLSLIQKYFPSKLRW from the exons ATGACTATCACCATTGATCAGTCTGCTTTTGGTAAATTTCTTG GCAGTGAAGTTGAAGAGAAGAAGTTAAATATGGAGGGAGCTGGGTTTCTGGTACCACAAGCCAATTCATTCGGCCATCACTTTAG gGATTATGAGGCTGATAATGAAAGACAAGAAGGAGTTGAAGCATTCTACAAGGCCAATCACATTAACCAAACTTGTGACTTC GTAAAGAAAATGAGACAAGAGTATGGGAAACTTGACAAGGTTGAAATGAGTATATGGGAATGTTGTGAACTGTTGAACAACGTTGTTGATGAAAGTGATCCTGATCTTGATGAGCCCCAAATGGAGCATTTACTGCAAACAGCTGAAGCCATAAGAAAAGACTATCCTAATGAGGATTGGTTACACTTGACAGGCCTCATTCACG ATCTTGGAAAGGTCCTTCTTCATCCTAGCTTTGGTGAACTCCCTCAATGGGCTGTTGTAG GTGATACATTTCCTGTTGGATGCGCGTTTGACGAATCAATCGTTCACCGCAAG TATTTCGAGGAAAATCCCGACTACAAGAATCCCGCTTACAATACGACATATGGAGCATATGAACACGGATGCGGACTTGAAAATGTTATGATGTCTTGGGGGCATGACGATTACATGTATCTG GTGGCTAAGGGAAACAAATCAACCTTGCCCTCGGCAGGTTTTTTCATCATCAGATTCCACTCATTCTACG CATTGCATAGGTCGGGAGCGTATAAGCACTTGATGAACGAGGAGGACGAGGAGAATTTGAAATGgcttcaaattttcaa CAAGTATGATTTGTACAGCAAGAGCAAGGTTAGGATTGATGTGGAGATAGTGAAACCATATTACCTTTCTCTCATTCAAAAG TATTTTCCATCCAAGCTTAGGTGGTGA
- the LOC140991662 gene encoding inositol oxygenase 1-like isoform X1 — MTITIDQSAFAGSEVEEKKLNMEGAGFLVPQANSFGHHFRDYEADNERQEGVEAFYKANHINQTCDFVKKMRQEYGKLDKVEMSIWECCELLNNVVDESDPDLDEPQMEHLLQTAEAIRKDYPNEDWLHLTGLIHDLGKVLLHPSFGELPQWAVVGDTFPVGCAFDESIVHRKYFEENPDYKNPAYNTTYGAYEHGCGLENVMMSWGHDDYMYLVAKGNKSTLPSAGFFIIRFHSFYALHRSGAYKHLMNEEDEENLKWLQIFNKYDLYSKSKVRIDVEIVKPYYLSLIQKYFPSKLRW, encoded by the exons ATGACTATCACCATTGATCAGTCTGCTTTTG CAGGCAGTGAAGTTGAAGAGAAGAAGTTAAATATGGAGGGAGCTGGGTTTCTGGTACCACAAGCCAATTCATTCGGCCATCACTTTAG gGATTATGAGGCTGATAATGAAAGACAAGAAGGAGTTGAAGCATTCTACAAGGCCAATCACATTAACCAAACTTGTGACTTC GTAAAGAAAATGAGACAAGAGTATGGGAAACTTGACAAGGTTGAAATGAGTATATGGGAATGTTGTGAACTGTTGAACAACGTTGTTGATGAAAGTGATCCTGATCTTGATGAGCCCCAAATGGAGCATTTACTGCAAACAGCTGAAGCCATAAGAAAAGACTATCCTAATGAGGATTGGTTACACTTGACAGGCCTCATTCACG ATCTTGGAAAGGTCCTTCTTCATCCTAGCTTTGGTGAACTCCCTCAATGGGCTGTTGTAG GTGATACATTTCCTGTTGGATGCGCGTTTGACGAATCAATCGTTCACCGCAAG TATTTCGAGGAAAATCCCGACTACAAGAATCCCGCTTACAATACGACATATGGAGCATATGAACACGGATGCGGACTTGAAAATGTTATGATGTCTTGGGGGCATGACGATTACATGTATCTG GTGGCTAAGGGAAACAAATCAACCTTGCCCTCGGCAGGTTTTTTCATCATCAGATTCCACTCATTCTACG CATTGCATAGGTCGGGAGCGTATAAGCACTTGATGAACGAGGAGGACGAGGAGAATTTGAAATGgcttcaaattttcaa CAAGTATGATTTGTACAGCAAGAGCAAGGTTAGGATTGATGTGGAGATAGTGAAACCATATTACCTTTCTCTCATTCAAAAG TATTTTCCATCCAAGCTTAGGTGGTGA
- the LOC140991662 gene encoding inositol oxygenase 1-like isoform X2: MTITIDQSAFGSEVEEKKLNMEGAGFLVPQANSFGHHFRDYEADNERQEGVEAFYKANHINQTCDFVKKMRQEYGKLDKVEMSIWECCELLNNVVDESDPDLDEPQMEHLLQTAEAIRKDYPNEDWLHLTGLIHDLGKVLLHPSFGELPQWAVVGDTFPVGCAFDESIVHRKYFEENPDYKNPAYNTTYGAYEHGCGLENVMMSWGHDDYMYLVAKGNKSTLPSAGFFIIRFHSFYALHRSGAYKHLMNEEDEENLKWLQIFNKYDLYSKSKVRIDVEIVKPYYLSLIQKYFPSKLRW, from the exons ATGACTATCACCATTGATCAGTCTGCTTTTG GCAGTGAAGTTGAAGAGAAGAAGTTAAATATGGAGGGAGCTGGGTTTCTGGTACCACAAGCCAATTCATTCGGCCATCACTTTAG gGATTATGAGGCTGATAATGAAAGACAAGAAGGAGTTGAAGCATTCTACAAGGCCAATCACATTAACCAAACTTGTGACTTC GTAAAGAAAATGAGACAAGAGTATGGGAAACTTGACAAGGTTGAAATGAGTATATGGGAATGTTGTGAACTGTTGAACAACGTTGTTGATGAAAGTGATCCTGATCTTGATGAGCCCCAAATGGAGCATTTACTGCAAACAGCTGAAGCCATAAGAAAAGACTATCCTAATGAGGATTGGTTACACTTGACAGGCCTCATTCACG ATCTTGGAAAGGTCCTTCTTCATCCTAGCTTTGGTGAACTCCCTCAATGGGCTGTTGTAG GTGATACATTTCCTGTTGGATGCGCGTTTGACGAATCAATCGTTCACCGCAAG TATTTCGAGGAAAATCCCGACTACAAGAATCCCGCTTACAATACGACATATGGAGCATATGAACACGGATGCGGACTTGAAAATGTTATGATGTCTTGGGGGCATGACGATTACATGTATCTG GTGGCTAAGGGAAACAAATCAACCTTGCCCTCGGCAGGTTTTTTCATCATCAGATTCCACTCATTCTACG CATTGCATAGGTCGGGAGCGTATAAGCACTTGATGAACGAGGAGGACGAGGAGAATTTGAAATGgcttcaaattttcaa CAAGTATGATTTGTACAGCAAGAGCAAGGTTAGGATTGATGTGGAGATAGTGAAACCATATTACCTTTCTCTCATTCAAAAG TATTTTCCATCCAAGCTTAGGTGGTGA